Proteins encoded together in one Styela clava chromosome 12, kaStyClav1.hap1.2, whole genome shotgun sequence window:
- the LOC144411659 gene encoding uncharacterized protein LOC144411659, whose amino-acid sequence MEEKLIALVEEYPCLYNTTQDSYRRKDFKGNAWAEIAREMGMPWQECENKWKNLRDKYRREKKKRAELKSGAAASHRVEWSLMRSLEFLEPFTAMRSTTSNLPMPDTPSSSGVDVTLEAVSADETDQFQPPVAKKRKSSRDDLSAVLEKLQQSSEKIQEDPDELFLLSMAHEVKTMSVEKRWRFKVGSHESH is encoded by the exons atggAGGAAAAACTCATTGCTCTAGTTGAGGAATATCCTTGCCTGTATAATACCACACAGGACTCGTACCGCCGAAAGGATTTCAAAGGCAATGCTTGGGCAGAGATAGCTCGAGAGATGGGTATGCCAT GGCAAGAATGCGAGAATAAGTGGAAAAACCTTCGAGATAAATATAGGAGGGAAAAGAAGAAAAGGGCAGAATTGAAATCTGGTGCGGCGGCAAGTCATCGGGTTGAGTGGAGCCTTATGAGATCCTTAGAGTTCCTTGAACCGTTTACAGCCATGAGGAG TACAACATCAAACCTGCCAATGCCGGATACACCATCTTCGAGTGGTGTTGATGTTACATTGGAAGCGGTATCAG CAGATGAAACAGACCAATTTCAACCACCTGTGGCAAAAAAGCGTAAAAGCAGCCGGGATGACCTCAGTGCTGTGTTAGAAAAATTGCAGCAGTCATCAG AGAAAATACAGGAAGATCCTGATGAACTCTTCTTGTTGAGCATGGCTCACGAGGTTAAGACGATGAGTGTGGAAAAAAGATGGAGGTTCAAAGTTGGGAGTCACGAATCTCATTAA